The following are from one region of the Halosolutus amylolyticus genome:
- a CDS encoding electron transfer flavoprotein subunit beta/FixA family protein: MTWTIVVGIKQVPDADEVGIDPDTGRLDRASAPAVMNGPDRHALEAALTIRDAAGGEVIAMTMGPPNATSILEDAVAMGCDDAVLISDRAFAGSDTWPTSLTLARAAEELGADVVVAGEETTDSSTGQVPPGIAAHNGWAQLTYAEAVDPRPEEGRLVARRDVEGGYELVAAELPVVVAVAFGEFDPRPAPLHRKIYGENDFEPTVWDAEDLGIKDEVGLDVSPTSVGRMETVDPVERKSEVVDDVDDLAAAITEVRA, from the coding sequence ATGACATGGACAATCGTCGTCGGGATCAAACAGGTACCCGACGCTGACGAGGTCGGCATCGATCCCGACACGGGGCGACTCGACAGGGCGAGTGCGCCCGCGGTCATGAACGGGCCCGATCGGCACGCCCTCGAGGCGGCCCTGACGATCCGGGACGCTGCCGGTGGCGAGGTGATCGCGATGACGATGGGGCCGCCGAACGCGACGAGTATCCTCGAGGACGCCGTCGCGATGGGGTGTGACGACGCGGTCCTGATCTCCGATCGCGCGTTCGCGGGCAGCGACACGTGGCCGACGAGCCTCACGCTGGCGCGGGCGGCCGAGGAACTCGGGGCCGACGTGGTCGTCGCCGGCGAGGAGACCACGGACTCCTCGACCGGACAGGTTCCGCCGGGGATCGCGGCGCACAACGGCTGGGCGCAGTTGACCTACGCGGAGGCGGTCGATCCCCGGCCCGAGGAAGGCAGGCTCGTCGCCAGACGCGACGTTGAAGGCGGGTACGAACTGGTCGCCGCCGAGTTGCCGGTCGTCGTCGCCGTCGCGTTCGGCGAGTTCGACCCCCGACCGGCCCCACTGCATCGCAAGATCTACGGCGAGAACGACTTCGAGCCGACCGTCTGGGACGCCGAGGACCTCGGGATCAAAGACGAGGTCGGTCTCGACGTCTCCCCGACGTCCGTCGGTCGGATGGAGACGGTCGATCCGGTCGAACGGAAGTCCGAGGTGGTCGACGACGTCGACGACCTCGCCGCGGCCATCACGGAGGTGAGAGCATGA
- a CDS encoding FAD-dependent oxidoreductase has protein sequence MSPALETDTPDEPNYDDAFDAIVVGAGLAGSAAALTMADRGLEVLVIERGSSPGAKNVFGGVLYTPTIRELTDFEDAPLERYVAERRFSMLSDEDETAVSLRPGEWHREPHNDSYTVLRGEFDEWFAEQAVDAGATLVTETTVTGLVRERGRIVGVETDRPDGTIRAPYVVLAEGGNSLVSEGANLKETERRENVAVAAKEVLEFPERDGVIEDRFRLVDDAGVSYHYFGEGAVGDAFGGGFIYTNEDTVSVGVAYRIEDAVAADQSPEETLNAFKTHPAVAPLVRNARTVEYSAKTIPEGGAESIPDLVHDGAAIVGDAAGLVLNNGVHLEGTNMAVESGYHAGNAIARAADRDRTDADALRAYPDALEESFVVQNLERYAWMMDAVEADRDLLFEDLPRAFADAGTEYFRIDRDPKEVHAENAKHAVLDALGGWSGAAKLAFRYRKMVT, from the coding sequence ATGAGTCCAGCACTCGAAACCGACACGCCGGACGAACCGAACTACGACGACGCGTTCGACGCGATCGTCGTCGGGGCCGGTCTCGCGGGTAGCGCCGCGGCCCTGACGATGGCCGATCGCGGCCTCGAGGTGCTCGTGATCGAGCGCGGATCGTCGCCGGGCGCGAAGAACGTCTTCGGCGGCGTCCTGTACACCCCGACGATCCGCGAACTGACCGACTTCGAGGACGCCCCGCTGGAGCGGTACGTCGCGGAGCGCCGATTCAGCATGCTGAGCGACGAGGACGAGACCGCCGTCTCCCTGCGCCCCGGCGAGTGGCACCGGGAGCCCCACAACGATTCCTACACCGTCTTGCGCGGCGAGTTCGACGAGTGGTTCGCCGAGCAGGCCGTCGACGCAGGGGCGACGCTGGTGACCGAAACGACCGTCACCGGCCTCGTCCGGGAACGGGGCCGCATCGTCGGCGTCGAGACCGATCGGCCCGACGGAACGATCAGGGCCCCCTACGTCGTCCTCGCGGAGGGCGGCAACTCGCTGGTCAGCGAGGGGGCGAACCTCAAGGAGACCGAGCGCCGGGAGAACGTCGCCGTCGCGGCCAAGGAGGTCCTCGAGTTCCCCGAGCGCGACGGGGTCATCGAGGACCGGTTCCGTCTGGTCGACGACGCGGGGGTCTCCTACCACTACTTCGGCGAGGGAGCCGTCGGCGACGCCTTCGGCGGCGGCTTCATCTACACCAACGAGGACACGGTGAGCGTCGGCGTCGCCTACCGGATCGAGGACGCCGTCGCTGCCGACCAGTCGCCCGAAGAGACGCTGAACGCGTTCAAGACTCACCCCGCCGTCGCGCCGCTGGTGCGAAACGCCCGAACCGTCGAGTACAGCGCCAAGACCATCCCCGAGGGCGGCGCCGAGAGCATCCCAGACCTCGTCCACGACGGCGCGGCGATCGTCGGCGACGCCGCCGGCCTGGTGCTCAACAACGGCGTCCACCTCGAGGGGACGAACATGGCCGTCGAGAGCGGCTACCACGCCGGCAACGCGATCGCTCGCGCGGCCGATCGGGACCGGACGGACGCCGACGCCCTGCGGGCCTATCCCGACGCGCTCGAAGAGTCGTTCGTGGTCCAGAACCTGGAGCGGTACGCGTGGATGATGGACGCGGTCGAGGCCGATCGCGACCTGCTGTTCGAGGACCTGCCGCGCGCGTTCGCCGACGCCGGCACGGAGTACTTCCGGATCGATCGCGACCCGAAGGAGGTCCACGCCGAGAACGCGAAACACGCCGTGCTCGACGCGCTCGGCGGCTGGTCCGGGGCCGCGAAACTGGCCTTCAGATATCGAAAGATGGTGACCTGA
- a CDS encoding helix-turn-helix domain-containing protein yields the protein MPATSVQQSTGGPETPPLRARLEVDPGPNANCPVVSAAPNAAAVTRSVSSGGSCHSEITVIDDGTCERSYVSSATTGDCVCGAISQFDCVFDVEAVTDGSLVISLVVEDRPLLSRIISALEETGATVRLQRLAHGVDDGDVTLEIDATDVTAKQREAVELAVELGYYDRPRTATLSELADRLGVSKSAVSQRLNAVELTLIRSFVTD from the coding sequence ATGCCCGCCACGTCCGTCCAGCAATCGACAGGGGGTCCAGAAACGCCGCCGCTCCGGGCGAGGCTCGAGGTCGACCCTGGCCCGAACGCCAACTGCCCGGTCGTTTCGGCGGCGCCGAACGCGGCGGCGGTCACCCGGAGCGTCTCCAGTGGTGGAAGCTGTCACAGCGAGATCACGGTGATCGACGACGGCACCTGCGAGCGATCCTACGTGTCCTCGGCCACGACGGGCGACTGCGTCTGTGGCGCGATCAGCCAGTTCGACTGCGTGTTCGACGTCGAAGCGGTGACTGACGGCTCACTCGTAATTTCGCTGGTCGTCGAGGACCGGCCGTTGCTCAGCCGGATCATCTCCGCGCTCGAGGAGACCGGGGCGACCGTTCGACTCCAGCGACTCGCACACGGAGTGGACGACGGGGACGTCACCCTCGAAATCGACGCGACGGACGTCACGGCCAAACAGCGCGAAGCCGTCGAACTCGCGGTCGAACTCGGCTACTACGATCGGCCACGAACGGCGACGCTTTCCGAACTGGCCGATCGCCTCGGCGTCTCGAAGTCGGCCGTCTCCCAGCGACTCAACGCCGTGGAACTCACGCTGATACGGTCGTTCGTGACGGACTGA
- a CDS encoding DoxX family protein has protein sequence MSTNTMRLDTRLFGREVSYGLDGPWASYWLVFLRLITGWWFLSAGLGKIVEYGLLYDAEGWLLHATEGSIVYPVTEWFALNAVIIPNFMVPWGQLAIGLGLIFGCLTRLAAANGAILMFFFYFGGTGWENGFVNGDLLGLLLFLTIIVFAAGRVWGIDAYLEQTDAVEKRPWLRYLMG, from the coding sequence ATGTCTACGAACACGATGCGGCTGGACACCCGTCTGTTCGGGCGGGAGGTATCGTACGGGCTCGACGGCCCCTGGGCCAGCTACTGGCTGGTCTTCCTCCGATTGATTACGGGCTGGTGGTTCCTCTCGGCCGGGCTCGGAAAAATCGTCGAATACGGCCTGCTCTACGACGCCGAGGGGTGGTTGTTGCACGCGACCGAGGGATCGATCGTCTACCCGGTCACCGAGTGGTTCGCGCTGAACGCGGTGATCATCCCGAACTTCATGGTTCCGTGGGGCCAGTTAGCGATCGGGCTCGGGCTCATCTTCGGATGTCTGACTCGGCTGGCCGCGGCCAACGGTGCAATCCTGATGTTCTTCTTCTACTTCGGGGGCACCGGCTGGGAGAACGGCTTCGTCAACGGCGACCTGCTGGGACTGTTGCTGTTCCTGACGATCATCGTCTTCGCTGCTGGTCGCGTCTGGGGTATCGACGCGTACCTCGAACAGACCGACGCCGTGGAGAAGCGACCCTGGCTGCGCTACCTGATGGGCTAA
- the mce gene encoding methylmalonyl-CoA epimerase produces MHFDHAGIATDDAQGLAELYADLFGLEVAHEEEFDGMRVVFLDCDDGYLELLEPIEDGTIASYLETNGPGIHHLALATDDVEGALETAREHDVRLIDEEPRPGAWGHEVAFLHPKDTGGILIEFVEH; encoded by the coding sequence ATGCACTTCGATCACGCCGGTATCGCGACCGACGACGCACAGGGTCTCGCGGAACTGTACGCCGACCTCTTCGGCCTCGAGGTCGCCCACGAGGAGGAGTTCGACGGCATGCGCGTCGTCTTCCTCGACTGCGACGACGGCTACCTCGAACTGCTCGAACCGATCGAGGACGGCACCATCGCGAGCTATCTCGAGACCAACGGCCCGGGAATCCACCACCTGGCGCTCGCGACGGACGACGTCGAGGGCGCGCTCGAGACCGCGCGCGAGCACGACGTGCGACTGATCGACGAGGAACCCCGCCCCGGCGCGTGGGGCCACGAGGTCGCGTTTCTGCATCCCAAGGATACGGGCGGGATCCTGATAGAGTTCGTCGAACACTGA
- a CDS encoding ferredoxin family protein, which yields MSVQPKTPEITNDSMEDRLYTVKYDDPGDSHLDVKVPDICADCETNDCVSVCPANVWREGDDGVPHIAYENCLECSSCRFACPYDNVVWEYPETGSGVTFKHG from the coding sequence ATGAGTGTCCAACCCAAGACGCCCGAGATTACTAACGACTCGATGGAGGATCGCCTCTACACCGTCAAGTACGACGATCCCGGCGACTCCCACCTCGACGTGAAAGTGCCGGACATCTGCGCCGACTGCGAGACGAACGACTGCGTGAGCGTCTGTCCCGCAAACGTCTGGCGCGAGGGCGACGACGGCGTCCCCCACATCGCCTACGAGAACTGTCTCGAGTGCTCGAGCTGTCGGTTCGCCTGCCCGTACGACAACGTCGTCTGGGAGTATCCCGAGACGGGGAGCGGCGTGACGTTCAAACACGGGTGA
- a CDS encoding P-loop NTPase, translating to MIPEDQLWERLRAVEDPELDVDIVSLGLVTDVHVEADVAVVSLAFNAPLSPAEWTMCDEIRALCRGVGLEPRLYADRDDQREPVPGIKNAVAIGTTDPDAETGLVTANLAMGLASLGARVGVLDIRLDGDDETWIETWIETADPPDLSADPIVPPTVREVPVVRLGPAIPAGDDPPAGATVLELLFPPVLEALEWGPLDYLLVTLPAGTGRVPQVVVEAMAIDGTIAVASADADPAAVRTSIEAFESLEPSLLGVLETVARRSSGRGDPARENEWQFSRPGSGCPTLGLVPCDRSTIATSAEPPRFDGHDVASVSEADDAPFRRLAVAVADRVGAVNRRTVARRQLA from the coding sequence ATGATACCGGAAGATCAGCTATGGGAGCGGCTCCGTGCGGTCGAAGATCCGGAACTGGACGTCGACATCGTTTCGCTGGGACTCGTGACGGACGTCCACGTCGAGGCGGACGTCGCAGTCGTCTCCCTCGCGTTCAACGCGCCGCTGTCGCCGGCGGAGTGGACGATGTGCGACGAGATCCGTGCACTCTGCCGCGGCGTCGGACTCGAACCGCGGCTGTACGCCGATCGCGACGACCAGCGAGAGCCCGTCCCGGGTATCAAGAACGCGGTCGCGATCGGGACGACGGACCCCGACGCCGAAACGGGGCTCGTGACCGCGAACCTGGCGATGGGTCTCGCGTCGCTCGGCGCTCGCGTCGGCGTGCTGGACATCCGTCTCGACGGGGACGACGAGACGTGGATCGAGACGTGGATCGAGACGGCGGATCCGCCGGACCTCTCGGCCGATCCGATCGTCCCCCCGACCGTCCGGGAGGTGCCGGTCGTCCGCCTCGGCCCGGCGATCCCGGCCGGCGACGATCCGCCGGCCGGGGCGACCGTCCTCGAACTCCTCTTCCCGCCCGTCCTGGAGGCGCTCGAGTGGGGGCCGCTGGACTACCTGCTCGTGACGCTCCCGGCCGGAACCGGGCGGGTTCCGCAGGTCGTCGTCGAAGCGATGGCGATCGACGGGACGATCGCCGTCGCGTCCGCCGACGCGGACCCGGCGGCCGTTCGAACGTCGATCGAGGCGTTCGAGAGCCTCGAGCCGTCTCTGCTGGGCGTTCTGGAAACCGTCGCCCGGCGTTCGAGCGGACGCGGCGACCCGGCGAGAGAGAACGAGTGGCAGTTCAGCCGTCCCGGATCCGGGTGTCCGACGCTCGGACTCGTCCCGTGCGATCGGAGTACGATCGCCACGTCTGCGGAACCGCCCCGGTTCGACGGCCACGACGTGGCGAGCGTGAGCGAGGCGGACGACGCGCCGTTCCGGCGACTCGCCGTAGCGGTCGCGGACCGCGTCGGGGCGGTCAACCGCCGGACCGTCGCCCGGCGGCAACTCGCCTGA
- a CDS encoding FAD-dependent oxidoreductase, translated as MKGTPVSVESVREVGPDTVALELETPAGFDAVPGQFVLLRAVPGSDDQQDVDEDDVVMRHYTLSSPSVGDTFEITVGIDPDGDLSPWLADLDGGETVHVEGPFGTITYERDCDVVAIAGGPGVGPAVAIAEAAHESSHGAAVIYQDDDPAHVDRLEAIEAEGVDVRFVEEDAPDELADAIATSHDEGQVYAFGFEDFVRAAADAIDDAGGDPDDALIENFG; from the coding sequence ATGAAGGGGACGCCAGTTTCCGTCGAATCGGTCCGCGAGGTCGGCCCGGATACCGTCGCACTCGAACTCGAGACGCCCGCCGGGTTCGACGCCGTGCCCGGGCAGTTCGTGTTGCTCCGTGCGGTCCCCGGGAGCGACGACCAGCAGGACGTCGACGAGGACGACGTCGTCATGCGCCACTACACGCTCTCGTCGCCGTCGGTCGGGGACACGTTCGAGATCACCGTCGGGATCGATCCGGACGGCGACCTCTCGCCGTGGCTCGCCGATCTGGACGGCGGCGAGACGGTACACGTCGAGGGCCCGTTCGGGACGATCACCTACGAGCGCGACTGCGATGTCGTCGCGATCGCGGGCGGCCCGGGCGTGGGTCCCGCGGTCGCGATCGCCGAAGCGGCCCACGAGTCTAGTCACGGCGCGGCCGTCATCTACCAGGACGACGACCCCGCCCACGTCGATCGCCTCGAGGCGATCGAAGCGGAGGGCGTCGACGTCCGGTTCGTCGAGGAGGACGCCCCCGACGAACTCGCGGACGCGATCGCAACCTCCCACGACGAAGGGCAGGTCTACGCCTTCGGCTTCGAAGACTTCGTGCGGGCCGCCGCGGACGCGATCGACGACGCGGGCGGCGATCCGGACGACGCGCTGATCGAGAACTTCGGCTAG
- a CDS encoding helix-turn-helix domain-containing protein: MTDRDDVERLRLSILATEIEPIQQVLTCIDDVDPAVRLESMSIESPGQSSVEIDTDEITPKQWEALVLAFERGYYDRPRTVELEALADELSISKSAVSQRLRGAEATLIESIVRESQPAMVDQ, encoded by the coding sequence ATGACTGACCGGGACGACGTCGAGCGGCTGCGCCTCTCGATACTCGCCACGGAGATCGAGCCGATCCAGCAGGTCCTGACCTGCATCGACGACGTCGATCCGGCGGTCCGGTTAGAGTCGATGTCGATCGAGTCGCCGGGACAGTCGAGCGTCGAGATCGATACCGACGAAATCACGCCGAAGCAGTGGGAGGCGCTCGTCCTGGCGTTCGAGCGAGGGTACTACGATCGGCCGCGGACCGTCGAACTCGAGGCGCTCGCGGACGAGCTATCGATATCGAAGTCGGCCGTCTCCCAGCGGCTCCGTGGTGCGGAAGCCACGCTCATCGAATCGATCGTGAGGGAGAGTCAGCCCGCGATGGTGGATCAGTAA
- a CDS encoding 2-oxoacid:acceptor oxidoreductase subunit alpha, with protein sequence MAEDLNWAIGGEAGDGIDSTGKIFAQALSRAGRHVFTSKDFASRIRGGYTAYKIRTAVDDVQSVVDRLDILVALTQRTIDENLDELHEGSAIIYDGERSWEAEIPDEMTAVDVPLKSLAEDAGGAIMRNVVALGAACEITGFDVEYLDESLEKRFGGKGSKIVENNKQAARLGQEYVQENYDLDHLGYDLETTDEDYVLLNGNEAIGMGAIAAGCRFYAGYPITPATSIMEYLTGRIEDYGGHVVQAEDELSAINMALGAARGGARSMTATSGAGIDLMTETFGLVATSETPLVIADVQRSGPSTGMPTKQEQGDLNMALYGGHGEVPRFVVAPTSITECFWKTIEAFNLAEKYQTPVFLVSDLAMSVTEQTFPPEAFDMDEVEIDRGKLVDEDEVDEWLDAQGRFRAHAVTDDGVSPRAIPGATDGAHMSTGLEHDELGRRTEDEDERVQQVDKRNRKVETAKEQESWEYREFGNSDADNLVISWGSNEGALVEALDYLEEDDIDVRVLSVPYIFPRPDLSDEIEAADETIVVECNATGQFADVIEHDVLTRVKRINKYTGVRFKADELAEEITQKLTEEVPA encoded by the coding sequence ATGGCTGAGGATCTCAACTGGGCGATCGGAGGCGAGGCCGGGGACGGAATCGACTCCACTGGGAAAATCTTTGCCCAGGCCCTTTCCAGAGCCGGACGGCACGTATTCACGTCGAAAGACTTCGCGTCGCGAATCCGTGGGGGGTACACGGCCTACAAGATCCGGACCGCGGTCGACGACGTCCAGAGCGTCGTCGATCGGCTGGACATTCTCGTCGCGCTGACACAGCGGACGATCGACGAGAACCTGGACGAACTCCACGAGGGCAGCGCCATCATCTACGACGGCGAACGCTCGTGGGAGGCCGAGATTCCCGACGAGATGACGGCCGTCGACGTCCCCCTGAAGTCGCTCGCCGAGGACGCTGGCGGGGCCATCATGCGCAACGTCGTCGCGCTCGGTGCCGCGTGTGAGATCACCGGCTTCGACGTCGAGTACCTCGACGAGTCCCTCGAGAAGCGCTTCGGTGGCAAGGGCTCGAAGATCGTCGAGAACAACAAGCAAGCGGCTCGCCTCGGCCAGGAGTACGTCCAGGAGAACTACGACCTGGACCACCTCGGATACGATCTCGAGACGACCGACGAGGACTACGTCCTCCTGAACGGCAACGAGGCGATCGGCATGGGTGCGATCGCCGCCGGCTGCCGATTCTACGCCGGCTACCCGATCACGCCCGCGACGTCGATCATGGAGTACCTGACGGGCCGGATCGAGGACTACGGCGGCCACGTCGTCCAGGCCGAGGACGAGCTGTCGGCGATCAACATGGCGCTCGGGGCCGCCCGCGGCGGTGCCCGATCGATGACCGCGACGTCCGGGGCCGGGATCGACCTCATGACCGAGACGTTCGGTCTGGTCGCGACCAGCGAGACGCCGCTGGTCATCGCCGACGTCCAGCGCTCCGGTCCCTCGACCGGGATGCCGACGAAACAGGAGCAAGGCGACCTCAACATGGCCCTGTACGGCGGCCACGGCGAGGTGCCGCGGTTCGTCGTCGCGCCGACGTCGATCACCGAGTGCTTCTGGAAGACGATCGAGGCGTTCAACCTCGCCGAGAAGTACCAGACGCCGGTCTTCCTCGTCTCCGACCTCGCGATGTCGGTCACCGAACAGACGTTCCCGCCCGAGGCCTTCGACATGGACGAAGTCGAGATCGATCGCGGCAAACTCGTCGACGAGGACGAGGTCGACGAGTGGCTCGACGCCCAGGGTCGGTTCCGCGCCCACGCCGTCACCGACGACGGCGTCAGCCCGCGTGCCATCCCCGGCGCGACCGACGGCGCTCACATGAGCACGGGGCTCGAACACGACGAACTCGGTCGCCGGACCGAAGACGAGGACGAGCGCGTCCAGCAGGTCGACAAGCGCAACCGGAAGGTCGAGACGGCCAAAGAACAGGAATCCTGGGAGTATCGTGAATTCGGCAACTCCGACGCCGACAACCTCGTCATCTCGTGGGGCTCGAACGAGGGCGCGCTCGTCGAGGCGCTCGACTACCTCGAGGAGGACGACATCGACGTCCGCGTGCTCTCGGTCCCCTACATCTTCCCGCGCCCCGACCTGAGCGACGAGATCGAGGCCGCAGACGAGACGATCGTCGTCGAATGTAACGCGACCGGCCAGTTCGCCGACGTGATCGAACACGACGTGCTTACCCGCGTGAAGCGCATCAACAAGTACACGGGTGTTCGCTTCAAGGCGGACGAACTCGCCGAAGAGATTACCCAGAAACTCACCGAGGAGGTGCCCGCATAA
- a CDS encoding electron transfer flavoprotein subunit alpha/FixB family protein, with amino-acid sequence MTDDDGPAIDPDEYEDVWVFVEEHDGDVMPVSWELLAEAKALAETTGDDLVALTIGEDLDDVAEEAIARGADRVLVADDPVFEPYRADPYGEQFRAMVEDRKPSIVLIGGTHTGRDFAGRVAVPAHAGLTADVTEIDVDDEGVLQARRPAFGGDILATILCEEHRPQMATIRPGVFEAAEPDPDRIDSDAGEIVDVEVVVDEDDAVSEVLEREVGETADITEADRIVAVGHGVEGDLGPARELAEAIDAELAASRAAVDEGWIDGARQVGQTGKTVRPELYVAVGISGAIQHVEGMNKSDTVVAINDDPNAPIFDHADYGIVGDLFEVCPALVERLETEPIGEVVQ; translated from the coding sequence ATGACCGACGACGACGGCCCCGCGATCGATCCGGACGAGTACGAGGACGTCTGGGTGTTCGTCGAGGAACACGACGGCGACGTGATGCCCGTCTCCTGGGAACTGCTCGCGGAGGCGAAGGCGCTCGCCGAGACGACCGGCGACGACCTGGTCGCGCTGACGATCGGCGAAGACCTCGATGACGTGGCCGAGGAAGCGATCGCCCGCGGTGCCGATCGCGTGCTGGTCGCCGACGATCCGGTCTTCGAACCCTACCGCGCGGATCCGTACGGCGAACAGTTCCGCGCGATGGTCGAGGACCGCAAGCCCTCGATCGTCCTGATCGGCGGCACGCACACGGGCCGGGACTTCGCGGGCCGGGTCGCCGTCCCCGCCCACGCCGGCCTCACCGCCGACGTCACCGAGATCGACGTCGACGACGAGGGGGTCCTGCAGGCCCGCCGGCCGGCGTTCGGCGGCGACATCCTGGCGACGATCCTCTGCGAGGAACACCGCCCGCAGATGGCGACGATCCGGCCGGGCGTCTTCGAGGCGGCCGAACCGGATCCCGATCGGATCGACAGCGATGCCGGCGAGATCGTCGACGTCGAGGTCGTCGTCGACGAGGACGACGCCGTCAGCGAGGTCCTCGAACGGGAGGTCGGCGAGACCGCCGACATCACCGAGGCCGATCGGATCGTGGCGGTCGGCCACGGCGTCGAGGGCGACCTCGGCCCGGCGCGGGAACTGGCCGAGGCCATAGACGCCGAACTCGCGGCGAGTCGCGCCGCGGTCGACGAGGGCTGGATCGACGGCGCGCGACAGGTCGGCCAGACGGGCAAGACCGTCAGGCCGGAGCTGTACGTCGCGGTCGGGATCAGCGGCGCGATCCAGCACGTCGAGGGGATGAACAAGAGCGACACCGTCGTGGCGATCAACGACGATCCGAACGCACCGATCTTCGACCACGCCGACTACGGCATCGTGGGCGACCTCTTCGAGGTCTGTCCCGCACTGGTCGAGCGACTCGAAACCGAACCGATCGGGGAGGTGGTACAATGA
- a CDS encoding 2-oxoacid:ferredoxin oxidoreductase subunit beta — protein MSSDVRFTDFKSDKQPTWCPGCGDFGTMNGMMKALANTGNDPDNTFVVAGIGCSGKIGTYMHSYALHGVHGRALPVGTGVKMARPDIEVMVAGGDGDGYSIGAGHFVHAVRRNVDMTYVVMDNRIYGLTKGQASPTSRSDFETSTTPEGPKQPPVNPLALALASGASFIAQSFASDALRHQEIVQEAIEHDGFGFVNVFSPCVTFNDVDTYDYFRDTLVDLEEEGHDPTDYEAAKEVILDGEKEFQGVMYKEENSVPYHEQHGVTENMSEIPDGAPDDAMDLVREFY, from the coding sequence ATGAGCTCCGACGTCAGATTCACCGACTTCAAGTCCGACAAACAGCCAACGTGGTGTCCCGGCTGCGGCGACTTCGGGACGATGAACGGCATGATGAAAGCCCTCGCGAACACCGGCAACGATCCCGACAACACCTTCGTGGTGGCCGGGATCGGCTGTTCCGGCAAGATCGGGACCTACATGCACAGCTACGCCCTCCACGGGGTCCACGGCCGTGCGCTCCCGGTCGGCACCGGCGTCAAGATGGCCCGGCCCGACATCGAGGTCATGGTCGCCGGTGGGGACGGCGACGGCTACTCGATCGGTGCCGGCCACTTCGTCCACGCCGTCCGCCGCAACGTCGACATGACCTACGTCGTCATGGACAACCGCATCTACGGGCTGACCAAGGGCCAGGCCTCGCCGACGTCGCGATCGGACTTCGAGACCTCGACGACCCCCGAAGGGCCGAAACAGCCCCCGGTCAACCCGCTCGCGCTCGCGCTCGCCTCCGGAGCCAGTTTCATCGCCCAGTCGTTCGCCTCCGACGCCCTCCGCCACCAGGAGATCGTCCAGGAAGCGATCGAGCACGACGGCTTCGGCTTCGTCAACGTCTTCAGCCCCTGCGTCACGTTCAACGACGTCGACACCTACGACTACTTCCGCGACACCCTCGTCGACCTCGAGGAGGAGGGCCACGACCCGACCGACTACGAGGCCGCGAAGGAAGTCATCCTCGACGGCGAGAAGGAGTTCCAGGGCGTGATGTACAAGGAAGAGAATTCGGTCCCGTACCACGAACAGCACGGCGTCACCGAGAACATGTCCGAGATTCCGGACGGCGCGCCCGACGACGCGATGGACCTCGTCCGCGAGTTCTACTGA